Proteins from a genomic interval of Antedon mediterranea chromosome 5, ecAntMedi1.1, whole genome shotgun sequence:
- the LOC140048604 gene encoding X-ray radiation resistance-associated protein 1-like isoform X1: MAVPAGVKLDEGTGYFVGNCFPVRTILKGVDDVASGAWYVAHKAEQRRTFQALLCPTPKTYEQIKKERKEKETKERWKGHTEIHQEDGVSEGILDGFFLMKHCAVGDPSDLCSVNIAGQELTDVKSEDFALFDNVAYVNAGENLLSLECFSDFPILRELELPLNAIRNVKIQLEDFPFLEVLDVSYNNLSPDDVLKIGVLPKLKVLYLTGNQIRSLPGEMARPHTIEVENNEPALLPRFDNLEILFLDDNKLTDITTFASLASLKKLKRLNLDKNDIYSIPHLRALDKSGFNSETSSAVSTPKSGKRRPKSGRASSRGGSKTPDTGKSKDDASLSNCKTPPPLDLPPPFPELQHLSLAFNKICDEEGLLAVAAWPLLSELIINDNPLTTQQSGDPPLLKRYLSDRLGIQMVRQKGNKPSKKPTIKVPVKSHRKVTEVARPLPKRPVEYMLAAPPKQKALPEPKPPSRQGSPFDNQPLPPISDKDRPKTEPAGYHENFDDKFERTKSWNEENFGSQKDVEDNLQKTELLDEPVFLTQVDDQEEEKHTEEKPMKQTKKKPKKKEKIRKTSKDVAQKFKGFETFLDATDDPDVKVTSDVQSNLRSLRLALKQESQFQNTVSIDRIQKPFEPYKKSKHPAKPPYKNSAQKVETVLEEMNQRILLTEENLQKILEDKKKMHREYPEVVQLLNEIQLKYSAVRGQSVKDTKERRRGIQESLNAVASLNDKMKEFSIKT, encoded by the exons ATGGCGGTGCCTGCTGGCGTCAAATTAGATGAAGGCACTGGCTATTTTGTCGGCAATTGCTTCCCTGTTCGAACAATATTAAAAGGAGTTGATGATG TAGCTTCCGGTGCATGGTACGTGGCTCACAAAGCAGAGCAACGTAGAACGTTCCAAGCGCTACTCTGCCCGACGCCAAAAACATATGAACAGATAAAAAAAGAAcgaaaagaaaaagaaactaAAGAACGATGGAAGGGACACACTGAAATACACCAGGAAGATGGTGTCAGTGAGGGCATACTTGATGGCTTCTTTTTG ATGAAACATTGCGCAGTTGGAGACCCTTCTGACCTTTGTTCTGTTAACATAGCAGGTCAAGAATTGACCGATGTCAAATCAGAAGATTTTGCTCTGTTTGATAATGTGGCGTATGTGAATGCAGGAGAGAACCTGCTCAGCTTAG aATGTTTCAGTGATTTTCCTATTCTAAGAGAGTTGGAGCTGCCACTGAATGCAATAAGAAATGTGAAAATTCAATTAGAAGACTTTCCTTTCTTGGAG GTGCTTGATGTTTCGTACAACAACTTGTCTCCTGATGATGTTCTTAAAATTGGTGTTCTTCCAAAACTTAAGGTGCTCTACCTGACGGGCAACCAGATTAGAAGTCTTCCAGGAGAGATGGCCCGTCCACACACAATTGAAGTCGA aaataaTGAGCCAGCATTACTTCCTAGATTTGACAATCTTGAAATTCTTTTTCTTGATGACAACAAACTGACTGATATTACCACATTTGCAAGTTTAGCCAGTCTTAAAAA ATTGAAGCGTTTGAATTTAGACAAAAATGATATATATTCCATTCCGCATTTACGAGCTTTGGATAAAAGTGGATTTAATAGCGAAACATCATCCGCAGTATCAACTCCAAAGTCTGGTAAACGGAGACCGAAAAGTGGACGTGCTTCGAGCAGAGGAGGAAGTAAAACTCCTGACACAGGCAAGAGCAAGGATGATGCATCATTATCGAATTGTAAAACCCCCCCGCCTCTGGATTTACCACCACCATTTCCTGAACTACAACACCTCAGCTTAGCATTTAATAAG ATTTGTGATGAGGAAGGCTTGTTAGCAGTAGCAGCCTGGCCATTACTCTCAGAACTAATAATAAACGATAACCCACTCACCACACAACAAAGTGGAGATCCGCCTTTATTAAAACGCTACCTGAGCGATCGTCTTGGCATACAAATGGTAAGACAGAAAGGTAACAAACCAAGTAAGAAGCCTACCATCAAAGTTCCAGTGAAATCACATCGAAAGGTAACAGAAGTAGCGAGACCCCTGCCAAAAAGACCAGTTGAATACATGCTAGCAGCTCCTCCAAAACAAAAAGCTCTTCCAGAACCCAAACCACCAAGTCGACAAGGATCACCGTTTGATAATCAACCTCTTCCACCAATCTCTGACAAGGATCGACCAAAGACCGAACCAGCTGGTTACCATGAAAACTTTGATGATAAATTTGAACGAACTAAATCGTGGAATGAAGAGAATTTTGGCAGCCAGAAAGATGTTGAAGACAACTTGCAAAAGACTGAGCTGTTAGATGAACCTGTATTCTTAACTCAG GTGGATGATCAAGAGGAGGAGAAACACACGGAAGAAAAACCGATGaagcaaacaaaaaaaaaaccaaagaaGAAAGAGAAAATACGTAAAACTTCCAAAGATGTCGCTCAAAAGTTCAAAGGGTTTGAGACGTTTTTGGATGCTACGGATGACCCAGATGTGAAGGTCACGTCAGATGTGCAAAGTAACCTAAGATCGCTAAGGCTGGCTCTTAAACAAGAGAGTCAGTTCCAGAACACAGTCAGTATTGATAGGATACAAAAACCATTTGAGCCATATAAAAAA agtaAACACCCGGCAAAACCACCTTACAAAAATTCTGCGCAGAAAGTAGAAACAGTTCTTGAAGAAATGAATCAACGCATACTGCTAACAGAAGAAAATTTACAAAAGATCTTAGAGGACAAAAAGAAGATGCATCGTGAGTACCCTGAAGTGGTGCAATTATTAAATGAG ATTCAATTAAAGTATAGTGCCGTACGTGGACAGTCTGTGAAGGATACCAAGGAACGACGGAGAGGAATCCAAGAAAGTTTAAATGCTGTTGCCAGCCTCAACGATAAAATGAAAGAATTTagtataaaaacatga
- the LOC140048604 gene encoding X-ray radiation resistance-associated protein 1-like isoform X2 has translation MAVPAGVKLDEGTGYFVGNCFPVRTILKGVDDASGAWYVAHKAEQRRTFQALLCPTPKTYEQIKKERKEKETKERWKGHTEIHQEDGVSEGILDGFFLMKHCAVGDPSDLCSVNIAGQELTDVKSEDFALFDNVAYVNAGENLLSLECFSDFPILRELELPLNAIRNVKIQLEDFPFLEVLDVSYNNLSPDDVLKIGVLPKLKVLYLTGNQIRSLPGEMARPHTIEVENNEPALLPRFDNLEILFLDDNKLTDITTFASLASLKKLKRLNLDKNDIYSIPHLRALDKSGFNSETSSAVSTPKSGKRRPKSGRASSRGGSKTPDTGKSKDDASLSNCKTPPPLDLPPPFPELQHLSLAFNKICDEEGLLAVAAWPLLSELIINDNPLTTQQSGDPPLLKRYLSDRLGIQMVRQKGNKPSKKPTIKVPVKSHRKVTEVARPLPKRPVEYMLAAPPKQKALPEPKPPSRQGSPFDNQPLPPISDKDRPKTEPAGYHENFDDKFERTKSWNEENFGSQKDVEDNLQKTELLDEPVFLTQVDDQEEEKHTEEKPMKQTKKKPKKKEKIRKTSKDVAQKFKGFETFLDATDDPDVKVTSDVQSNLRSLRLALKQESQFQNTVSIDRIQKPFEPYKKSKHPAKPPYKNSAQKVETVLEEMNQRILLTEENLQKILEDKKKMHREYPEVVQLLNEIQLKYSAVRGQSVKDTKERRRGIQESLNAVASLNDKMKEFSIKT, from the exons ATGGCGGTGCCTGCTGGCGTCAAATTAGATGAAGGCACTGGCTATTTTGTCGGCAATTGCTTCCCTGTTCGAACAATATTAAAAGGAGTTGATGATG CTTCCGGTGCATGGTACGTGGCTCACAAAGCAGAGCAACGTAGAACGTTCCAAGCGCTACTCTGCCCGACGCCAAAAACATATGAACAGATAAAAAAAGAAcgaaaagaaaaagaaactaAAGAACGATGGAAGGGACACACTGAAATACACCAGGAAGATGGTGTCAGTGAGGGCATACTTGATGGCTTCTTTTTG ATGAAACATTGCGCAGTTGGAGACCCTTCTGACCTTTGTTCTGTTAACATAGCAGGTCAAGAATTGACCGATGTCAAATCAGAAGATTTTGCTCTGTTTGATAATGTGGCGTATGTGAATGCAGGAGAGAACCTGCTCAGCTTAG aATGTTTCAGTGATTTTCCTATTCTAAGAGAGTTGGAGCTGCCACTGAATGCAATAAGAAATGTGAAAATTCAATTAGAAGACTTTCCTTTCTTGGAG GTGCTTGATGTTTCGTACAACAACTTGTCTCCTGATGATGTTCTTAAAATTGGTGTTCTTCCAAAACTTAAGGTGCTCTACCTGACGGGCAACCAGATTAGAAGTCTTCCAGGAGAGATGGCCCGTCCACACACAATTGAAGTCGA aaataaTGAGCCAGCATTACTTCCTAGATTTGACAATCTTGAAATTCTTTTTCTTGATGACAACAAACTGACTGATATTACCACATTTGCAAGTTTAGCCAGTCTTAAAAA ATTGAAGCGTTTGAATTTAGACAAAAATGATATATATTCCATTCCGCATTTACGAGCTTTGGATAAAAGTGGATTTAATAGCGAAACATCATCCGCAGTATCAACTCCAAAGTCTGGTAAACGGAGACCGAAAAGTGGACGTGCTTCGAGCAGAGGAGGAAGTAAAACTCCTGACACAGGCAAGAGCAAGGATGATGCATCATTATCGAATTGTAAAACCCCCCCGCCTCTGGATTTACCACCACCATTTCCTGAACTACAACACCTCAGCTTAGCATTTAATAAG ATTTGTGATGAGGAAGGCTTGTTAGCAGTAGCAGCCTGGCCATTACTCTCAGAACTAATAATAAACGATAACCCACTCACCACACAACAAAGTGGAGATCCGCCTTTATTAAAACGCTACCTGAGCGATCGTCTTGGCATACAAATGGTAAGACAGAAAGGTAACAAACCAAGTAAGAAGCCTACCATCAAAGTTCCAGTGAAATCACATCGAAAGGTAACAGAAGTAGCGAGACCCCTGCCAAAAAGACCAGTTGAATACATGCTAGCAGCTCCTCCAAAACAAAAAGCTCTTCCAGAACCCAAACCACCAAGTCGACAAGGATCACCGTTTGATAATCAACCTCTTCCACCAATCTCTGACAAGGATCGACCAAAGACCGAACCAGCTGGTTACCATGAAAACTTTGATGATAAATTTGAACGAACTAAATCGTGGAATGAAGAGAATTTTGGCAGCCAGAAAGATGTTGAAGACAACTTGCAAAAGACTGAGCTGTTAGATGAACCTGTATTCTTAACTCAG GTGGATGATCAAGAGGAGGAGAAACACACGGAAGAAAAACCGATGaagcaaacaaaaaaaaaaccaaagaaGAAAGAGAAAATACGTAAAACTTCCAAAGATGTCGCTCAAAAGTTCAAAGGGTTTGAGACGTTTTTGGATGCTACGGATGACCCAGATGTGAAGGTCACGTCAGATGTGCAAAGTAACCTAAGATCGCTAAGGCTGGCTCTTAAACAAGAGAGTCAGTTCCAGAACACAGTCAGTATTGATAGGATACAAAAACCATTTGAGCCATATAAAAAA agtaAACACCCGGCAAAACCACCTTACAAAAATTCTGCGCAGAAAGTAGAAACAGTTCTTGAAGAAATGAATCAACGCATACTGCTAACAGAAGAAAATTTACAAAAGATCTTAGAGGACAAAAAGAAGATGCATCGTGAGTACCCTGAAGTGGTGCAATTATTAAATGAG ATTCAATTAAAGTATAGTGCCGTACGTGGACAGTCTGTGAAGGATACCAAGGAACGACGGAGAGGAATCCAAGAAAGTTTAAATGCTGTTGCCAGCCTCAACGATAAAATGAAAGAATTTagtataaaaacatga
- the LOC140048511 gene encoding uncharacterized protein gives MSTRPVRPIRDPIETLERILQRTTLNTQQATHENISDVGGNIYSCASEAARLDKEGAVKKAIAETQGKAEKQYRDALCLAREESNKQLKNSLEDARKAAQQQASRVARSRDILEEERIKKLTQKLTKVKEEALHSQWEECEKMRLKAVADGVAETTRRLHNQFALEKELAVADALRVARDKFEIRLADSIASTKAECERMAAAEAARVAKLHKAECDRLEDIIVDLRRELHDEVQARLLVQSDFRAMQRDYKRFLDFTDGKYHSDYLLKLRKHGMKFDKNWERRESEEVTMFPIPTVLAHCQRKNGVNKESKEKPKTLSFAPPIK, from the exons ATGTCTACCCGGCCTGTCCGCCCAATTCGTGATCCGATTGAAACGCTTGAACGCATTCTTCAGCGCACTACACTTAATACTCAGCAGGCAACTCATGAGAATATCAGTG ATGTCGGTGGAAATATATACAGTTGTGCATCAGAAGCAGCAAGACTAGACAAAGAAGGTGCAGTAAAGAAAGCTATAGCAGAGACGCAAGGAAAGGCAGAAAAACAGTACAGAGATGCTTTGTGCTTAGCAAGAGAAGAATCAAACAAACAGCTCAAAAACTCCCTTGAAGATGCAAGAAAA GCAGCACAACAACAAGCATCTCGGGTCGCCCGCTCACGTGACATTTTAGAAGAGGAGCGTATAAAGAAATTGACGCAGAAGCTGACAAAAGTCAAAGAAGAAGCTTTGCACTCTCAGTGGGAAGAATGCGAGAAGATGCGTTTGAAAGCAGTTGCAGACGGGGTTGCAGAAACAACTCGTCGTTTGCATAATCAATTTGCGTTGGAAAAAGAATTAGCTGTTGCAGATGCTTTGAGGGTAGCAAGG GATAAATTTGAGATTCGCTTGGCTGATTCAATTGCATCGACAAAAGCAGAGTGCGAGAGAATGGCCGCCGCAGAGGCAGCCCGTGTTGCTAAACTACACAAAGCGGAATGTGATAGACTTGAAGACAT AATTGTAGATTTGCGCAGAGAACTGCATGATGAAGTCCAAGCTCGACTTCTTGTACAATCTGACTTTAGG GCAATGCAGAGAGATTACAAACGGTTCCTGGATTTCACCGACGGCAAGTACCATTCCGATTACCTGCTTAAACTGAGGAAACACGGAATGAAGTTTGATAAGAACTGGGAAAGGAGAGAGAGTGAAGAAGTGACCATGTTCCCAATTCCTACGGTTCTTGCACATTGCCAGCGAAAGAATGGAGTGAATAAGGAAAGTaaagaaaaaccaaaaacaCTCAGCTTTGCTCCTCCGATAAAGTAA